The Desulfurococcaceae archaeon DNA window CGTGGGTTATGACCATGTTAAAGCTCACAATCACCCTACCTCCAGGTCACCGTCCTAAGTTATTCATCATGAGATTAAATGCTTTAATTGTACCGGCCGCGTGCCTTGAGACGCCTCCCCACGCCCTTCTTCAGCCCGGAACTCACAGTAACCGCGTAGCAGGCACGTGATTGTCCATGTTTACAGAACCTAAAACAGTCAAAATACTCCAGATAGCCTAGCTAGTGGATGTGGGCTTTTCTCGCGGTACATGCTTACTGCGCGGAATCGCTGAAAGCTACACCAGTAAACACCACCAATACCTCTAATACCTCTAAAAACATAAAAACTTCACCAAGCGAACGATCGCGGAGTTGGTGTTAATTTGGCTTAAGTTAGCAAAACCTAAACCTACATGGTTCTCTTCTTCTCATAGGGCTTGGGATAAGCCTTCTTACTCTGCTTTAACCCCAGTTTGACTAGCATCTCGGTGTATTTCAGTGCTGCTAGTCCAGGGTCTATTACGGGCACGCCCAGCCTCTTCTGGAGGATTTCAGCAATGTTTAGTAGGCTTCCACAACCAAGTACTATTACATCCGCTCCATCCTCTTCAACCGCTTTCTTGGCTTCTTCGTATAGTGCTTCAACCAGCTTATCAAAGTCTTTCTTGATGTCAAGGACTTTTATTTCGACGAGCCTCACACTCGCTAACTTGTGTTCAAGACCATATGACTTAACCCTTTCCAGCACCATACCTTTAGCCTTCATTCCTCCGACGCTGACGACGGAGAATTTTCTTCCAAGCGTTGATGCTATGTGAATACTCGGTTCGCACAGACCCACGACGGGTATGTCTAGTGCTTCTTTTATGGCCATGAGGCCGGGGTCTCCAAAGCAGTAGTCTATGACGGCATCGTAGCCTTCTTTTTCCGCTTTCTCGGCTTCTAGGAGGGCTTCAAGCTCCGCCCAGACCTCGTCATAGATCATCTCTATGGACTCGGGGCCTTTCTTTATGTTAACAATAGTTATTTCGGTATCGGGGTCCTTGTGCTTGCTGTAAGCTTCCTCTATCATTTTGTTCCAGATATCTGTAGACACGGGAACAATGACTTTTATGCGCATTTTAATACCACCCATTCCAGTTCTGTTAAGAATGCTATTTAAGCATTTAAGGCAATGCGTTGCGTGGCGTCATGCAGGATTCATAAAATTAAAATAAAATACACAATGAAGTTAGTGCCGGCACCATGTATCTGTAAACTTTCTCTATGGTTTAACCTTGCTCTCTTCAGCGTATAACCAGCACTTTACAACGTGCACGTTAGAGGCCACGTTGATATCTGGAGGCTCTATTTTTTTACATGTTTCTGTAGCGTATGGGCACCTTGTATGAAATCTACATCCAGGCGGAGGGTTGATCGCGCTCGGTATTTCTCCCTTAGACTCTATGCCCTTTGGTAGCAGTTTGCTTTCCTCCTCAGTGAGCGTTGGAATGGATGAGAGGAGCATTTGTGTATAGGGGTGGAGCGGCTTACTGTAGAGTTCCTCGGTAGGTGCCATCTCCACTATTTTGCCTAAATACATAACGGCAACTCTATGTGATATGTTTCTAACCACGGCAAGGTCATGAGTTATTAGTATATATGTGAGCTTTCTATCCCTTTGAACGTTTAAGAGAGTTTTTAGTATTCTTGACTGCCCGGATACGTCGAGAGCCGACGTCGGTTCATCAAGTATTAGGAACCTCGGATCCGTAGCGAGGGCCCGGACTAGTGCTATTAGCTGCTTCTCTCCACCACCTAGCTCTCCCGGTAGCTTGAAGAGATAGTCTTCGGTTAAACCTATAT harbors:
- a CDS encoding aspartate/glutamate racemase family protein, producing MGGIKMRIKVIVPVSTDIWNKMIEEAYSKHKDPDTEITIVNIKKGPESIEMIYDEVWAELEALLEAEKAEKEGYDAVIDYCFGDPGLMAIKEALDIPVVGLCEPSIHIASTLGRKFSVVSVGGMKAKGMVLERVKSYGLEHKLASVRLVEIKVLDIKKDFDKLVEALYEEAKKAVEEDGADVIVLGCGSLLNIAEILQKRLGVPVIDPGLAALKYTEMLVKLGLKQSKKAYPKPYEKKRTM
- a CDS encoding ABC transporter ATP-binding protein; the protein is MNSLSEKSNAQYPVILKIVNLKKYFPTPRGTVKAVDDISFNVLEGETLALVGESGSGKTTTAHVILGKYTATAGSVLYKNTEIGYMPLIKRPLWLRREIQIVFQDPATSLNPKKTVKDIVEVAIKIHYPKLAKLERTRKLLELVEYIGLTEDYLFKLPGELGGGEKQLIALVRALATDPRFLILDEPTSALDVSGQSRILKTLLNVQRDRKLTYILITHDLAVVRNISHRVAVMYLGKIVEMAPTEELYSKPLHPYTQMLLSSIPTLTEEESKLLPKGIESKGEIPSAINPPPGCRFHTRCPYATETCKKIEPPDINVASNVHVVKCWLYAEESKVKP